A region from the Salvelinus namaycush isolate Seneca unplaced genomic scaffold, SaNama_1.0 Scaffold177, whole genome shotgun sequence genome encodes:
- the LOC120037605 gene encoding C-X-C motif chemokine 13-like: MPFKPHYLLVSLTLCWFVALQAFPMNGCAACQKCRCIRTSSAFISPRLFHRIEILPPGAHCRQTEIIVTKKDKAAVCVTPDARWINKVIAKLQRTNKKKRSAELPISTTIE, from the exons ATGCCTTTCAAGCCACACTACCTGTTggtctccctgactctctgctggTTCGTGGCTCTTCAAG CATTCCCCATGAACGGCTGTGCTGCATGTCAGAAGTGTCGCTGCATCCGGACGTCCTCTGCTTTCATCTCTCCCAGGCTGTTCCACAGGATAGAGATCCTACCTCCAGGTGCCCACTGTCGTCAAACAGAGATCAT CGTTACCAAGAAGGACAAAGCCGCCGTCTGTGTGACTCCAGATGCACGATGGATCAACAAAGTCATTGCCAAGTTACAAAg aaccaacaagaagaagagaaGTGCAGAACTTCCCATCTCAACCACCATTGAGTGA